The sequence TTGCTTTTTGTAAGAACAAGGTTCACAAGTCATCTTTGAACAATTCTTCCAAGCAGTAAGACTttcttaaaatcatttaaagaggTCTTAATCTTTGGGCACTTTGctaccagcagcctgtcactaAGACTCATATTGTTCCATTTGATTTAGCTGAATCTGTGTAAATCActaaagataacacagtttgacacacaAATTAGTATTTTAACACCAACAGGGTAATTCTCAAAGAGCTACCAGCTCTCAGGTCTTGcgtcaggtctttgctggatttctcccccccccctgctTCTTAAAGACAACTTTCAGATAGTCttcatctgctgcagttcaTGTCCACATTACtcatattttaaacacacactgcacaatatgctgtcatggtcaaATACTGAATggaaaatgggagaaaaagcagccaaaacctaaagaaaaaccttcagaaaacctgaaCTGTTGATAAAGATCgctttaaaaaagaattacaagaaagtctgacttCTTGGAAGCAACCAGGATTTGAGATATTATTGCCTTcatcataaaatatttagttaaagatttactaaaatgttaaaaaataataataatcaaaattaACATGAAAAAATTAGCTGCATGACCACAAACGCTAACGAGCGCAAACAGAGACATGCGACAAAAGATCAAAATAATGAAACATTACTTTCCTAATGTCATGGCGTTCACTGATACTCAGCCTACTTTTACTGAAATTACCCATAATAATTCTGAAAGTTAGTTTTTGTCTGAAACGTTGGTTTCATAAGAAGGAGACTCTGCCACCTGGACGCCAAGCAACTGTTTGTGAAAATGAAGAGCGGTGACCCTGACCTGGATGAGCAGCTGGACGACGGACAAACTGACACGTCGGCAGACTAATGAATGCAAAGGCTACTGCTGAGCAGGTGAATAAAGAACGCTCTCAGATAACTCGGCACAATGAAGTTTGTTGCGGGGGGCAAAAATGCAGCAGCGTGACATTATCATGCCAGCAAACCGCAGGTCACAGTGTCAGTCTAATCTCCAACCTGAAAATACTTCAGGCAGAAAAGCAATGAATATGATTATGCCGAGTAACAGatgttcttttctctctctctctcacacacacacacacaccatgcagTAAAACCTTGTAAATCCAGTTGGAGAATAGCTAAGTTtcccatgtgtgtttgtggcatTTGATCGTTTCTGCTTTTaggtttaaagctgcagaaaaaagaaattttgttttgtttttttcatattataGCGACTCACAAAAGCACAAACCACACTTGCATTAGAGTTAAAAGCTCTTATTTATCTAGCAGCCAACAACAGACCCATTCCCATGAATAAAGAGGTCATCCATCCAACAttcgtttatttttttttctgtgtatgtcCTGTCACTAAGTAACTGCTGAGCTGATCACTCCTCAGCCACGTGTGTTTGTGGTTACAATAAGAAAAATACAGCATCTGAAGTTATTCTGCCGGAGGGGGAAAGGTGTCCAAGTTAAACCAACTACAAAAGGCTGTTAACGTGTTTTCTGACATGAATACATGAAGACATCTGTTGCTCAGAGagataaaacaacacagaagtgtgtgtgtgtgtgtacctggaCCGACCACTGAGCTCTGAGCGACTCCACTCAACATCATTCGCATTAAGATTTTACCTCACTTTGCCTCTAAAGTCAAGTTCACAAGCTCACCAGAGTCTAAAATATAGCAGCTGCTCTTGATTTTAACTCTATATTCATAACATGATCCAAAGCTAACTCAGTGTTATTGCTTTTGCAGCTATAACTGTGTATAGCCCAACATGCAGAATTCAATCAGAGCCTGTCAACTAAAGCTAGACCTGCCGATTCACAAAGCAGGGTGGCTCCAATCCAGTAAAAGCTTTGAAACTGAACTCCTCTTCTGACCCACCATCATCAGACACAACTGTGCGGgtgtgtttcattaaaaggtacaaaagctttttttttgagGAGGTAAGTTGTCTGTAGTTGTACGTACGGTGTAAAAAGTCTGGGGAAGGCGTCGATCTCCTCCTGAGTGTACTCGTTGAGTTTCCTGGGAATCTCTCTGGGCTGAGGAAGCTCCTCTGTCAGGTTGGCGCGAATGTCGTCGGGTATCTCCTGGCCACGAGGTGAACGAGACAATGGGAGACATTTTAAGCCACAAAACGGTTACGATTTAAACCCCTGAACTGGATTAGATATTCTTGTTAAAGAGCGAACAGTGGTGGGGCCCATCATTTTTCAGTgttaatctttttattattcattacAGCAGGGTACGCCAACGGGTTCACTTGAAGAGCAGGCAGCAgcttaaaaagagaaaacaaaccacTGCACTGACTGCTCTGAGTGGCAGATTACACTGCAGACgtgtagagcaggggtctccaatcctggtcctcgaggaccaccatcctgcatgtttcccttgtttccctgctccaacacacctgattcagtggttaaatcacctcttcatgttctgcagaagcctgttaatcacccattgattcaaatcaggtgtgttggagcagagaaacaagtaaaacgtgcaggatagtggccctccaggaccaggattggagaccactggtgtaGAGGCTCAGAAAGGCTTCCTGCGAATATCTGAGGATGCAAACTTCTCaatttaaaatctgctcagattTCCATCTTCCTGCTGAATCCCGATACCTCACATGTGTTTTAGAGGTCAGACAGACATCTTATCTGCTCTCACAGATGCTCTGAAATAGTTATAAATATATCCACTGAATATTAGGACACTCAGTTAATAACACATCATCTAACATGTTATATTTCTGCTGTCATGTTCCCAACACAATATTAAAGTCATCAAAATCCTCTTAAACACCAACAGTGTGACGCACCTGTTTCCTTTTAAGAAATTTAGccagaccaaaaacattttaggcaTAAATTAAGTGCATGCTTCAAGCTGTTAGGTTTAATAATGACAATGATATTCGCTTGTTTGTGACTCCGTTCTGGTTTACACAACCCTCGGAGGGAAGTCTGTTTAGCTGCCACTCCACTAAGCTCACCAGAGAGCGACTAATTCTTTGTTAGCTTCTGATTCTGGTCAGGTAGCACAGagattgtctctttttttcactgaacagcttcagaagaaaacaaatctatGAGAACTGTAGAGGGTAGCTGAGGTTGAACTTGCAGAGTCAGGAGATCATTTCAGCTCATATATAGTTTCTCGCTGTTAAAATTTACCTGGACTTACAATATATgaggaaaaagtgcaaactgATGGCTGTGAAAAGTATAAGGACTTGTAAAAAAATCCACACAGCCAATGATACGAAAATACTCTGAATAAACTAATAACTGGGATGTGAAACGCCACGATCacgtttatatatatatatatatatatatatatattttatagtaATGTTAGCTACAGTTTATGtgacaaaagcagaacaaaaaaaatctttctaaaacaaaaaagttgagattttaaaagtgtagttcagatcttctgaggtgaggttctgtagaaaggttatgaaaaatatatgttacctgttgtagattctttgaatgatttatttttgcattatatGGTTATTCCAGCAAACACGTATTATTCCTGCAGAAAGCGCTCAATGCTGCACCAaaagtgctatagctagctgctgctggttaCACTTGCAACTAAccaaccatgtaatgcaaaactggtgTTGGTggaaagcagtggtgtccagtcctggtcctggaggggtcaccatcctgcatgttttaggtgtttctctgctctgacacacctgattatagtgactgagtgattaacagacttctgcagaacttgaagacctgctgaagagcagaggaaacatctaaaacctgcaggatagtggccctccaggaccacaggaccaggactggacaccactggtgtaAAGGCTTTTAAATTCAAGTTCACATAAACAAAATTTTGCAGACTGGAGTTGTTAGAAAacagcagtaatccactttggtcttggtctcgctcGCATTAACTGTTAGCTTATCTGTCTGGTtataattaaactatttctccaaactaagatacttaaaaaatagaaaaaacaattacaccaagtaagatattgtttaaaaccttttcacagaaccccacttcagaagatatGAACCATCCCTTTAAGTGACCACAATCAGTTCAACCATTCTCATAATGAGCCCTCTTTTAGTTTGTACATAAGAATACAGGCCAGAGGTTTGCTGAGTGTAACGAGGAGATAACCAAAAATAGATTGTTCTTCCTCAAAAGCCTGGTTATGTTTACTGTATGTAAGGACTCTGAAATGACTCATCGGccagatgaaaaataaaaatcatgttgtAATTTCTTTGCTGCAGGTAGGAACAATAAAATCTGAGCTTTACTGTTGGTCCATTTTACCAACTTACCTTATTTTAAAAGGCTGACATTAGTTACTTGAGCAACATCCTACAGATATTAAGTATCTGTAATAAGCTgtattcatgtgtttttataCCATACTTACATACAGATATACCAACTTACTCTGAGgcagaagctaaaacaaaaacaagagggcGTACTTCCTCCACCGGTGAGTGTAACAGCTCAGATCCATGAGGTGAAACTGTACTTACCTCCTCAGCAAAGATGTGTAATCGCTGCATCATCGTGCGCCGGTGCAAATTTTTGGGCAGCATGCCATAAACCGCCAGCTTCACAATCTGCAGAGGAGAAGCAAAACGAAACGGATGACATACAGTCAACTCCCTGACGCCGGAAGAATAAAGTTTCTATAGCAACCTCGCACacattctgtgtttttcttacGTTTGCCTGTAAGACCATGAACCGTGTTTTGTAACGTGAGGAGGCTTACAAAACTCGGAGAGGTTTTCTGGACTGTGATGTTGGACAGAGGCAGTGCTGACAAACCCTTCCTCCGTCCAACTCCACTCTTCCCTCTTCGCTCCACAGCTCGCTTTGACCGAATCGCCAGCAGGACTCGTGTCTGAAACCCCCATCAGCAGCATCGCCAGCGGCAGCGGAAACGTGTCTCCTGAGATTTTCAACTACAGACCGGAGACCAGAACAGGTCGATCACCTGATCCCGGAGGTTCCCGCGTGACAAGAGCAATATCACAGTGCTCCCATGTACTTACACTCGCTGCACGTGTGGAAACAAATGCCAACTCCTGCTCtttttgtgctgctgcagctgagcgTTAAATTGTTTCTGAAGaggcttcagtttttttgttttgtggagaatctcaaatcattttaaagttcaACATTTATAAGAGCAGCCATTGTGCTGAGCTAACCTCTCTGGACAGGAAGTTGTTTAATGTGGATCCGGCAAACATTAAAACGAAGTTACCGGACAATAATCTgatgcaacaacaaacaaacaaaaccttgaGCCCACTTATTTGAAACCAGATTTCAAAAATCAGGTTTTTAACTCCGTTTGAAaagttggcttttatttttattgtttgtgttgttttatggttttaactgttttgtttatttaattgtgttttatcgttttgtaattttatgtgttttacctctcgtgtttttatttgttggtgtaCAGCACTCTGGtcaacagtgttgtttttaaataaaactattgtatACGCAATTCAGTTGTTTAAAACGAAAATAtttccttaaataaataattctgaggttttaaaataaatcatagtGACGAGAGAATTTGTGACTTTATTTGGTGTTcataaaagggttaaaaaaacaaaaaaacatctggacttcTCTTCTATCTAGTtgtttttgaaccttttttggatttaccatgtcctggatgactgagattCGACACCAGCATGTTTATTTGGCGTTTTCAGATGTAGAAAATTGCAGTTTGTCTGATTGCAGTGTTCAATGTCAGTCATTCAGTGCAGCGGCAAGTCCAAATTCtgagtttaattattttgtaaaccacaacatatattttaaaaagagaaacgcACCCTCTGagctgataatgtttttgtcacaagTTGCCAATTTCAGGCTTTGAACAAAATCATCACTGTTTACGTTTCCTTCAACAGAAGAGAGAGGGTTGGTAGAATTATAAATTTGTTACACAACAGCTGACacggagttaaaaaaaaaaaactacaaatcctcctttttctttcagctgctcccttcaggggtcgccacagcggaTTGTCTGCCTTTATCTCACACTATCCCACATCAGCCCTCTGCACATCCTCCTTCACTCCATCCATGAACCTTCTCTGTGGTcctcctccctggcagctccaCATCCAACAACCTTTGTCCAATATATCCACTATCCCTCCACTGCACATGTCCAATCCAACTCGTTTCTAATCCTGTCTATTTTTGGTCACTACCAGTAAAAAGCTTAAACATCTTTATCTCTTAAACTCATCCACTTTCTATACTTCTTCACACAGCTTCACTGTTTTGCCCGTTTCTCTCTCAATTggacattttttgtcttgctttcGACTTTCAATCCTCCCCAgagcatacctccacctctccgggctctcttccacctgctccctactctgaCTACGGATCACAATGTTTTATGTGAACATCATAGTCCATGAGGACTGCTTATAATGTGTCAACAAGACGAGTCCCCGTGATCCTTGATGTAATCCCGCCCCCACCTGTCCCTCCTACTGCACATCTGACCACTGTCCCTGTACACGTTCTGCTCCACCATCACACTGGAGTTCCTCATATAGTTCCACAGTTCTTCTCTTGGCAGAGTATCATTTGTTTTCCTTAGACACAGTTCAACTTCTTCTGACCTTCTCTATATTCCTCCATCAACCCTCTCAAAGCAAACACTACATCTGTAGAGCTCTTTTTCAGCATGAAACCATGCTGCTCACTGACCGCCAGCCCAAATCCACTGCCACCTGATTCCTGCACCAGCCATTAATATTCACAAGCAGCACATGTGAAGAGGAGGATAAGtgtcaaacctggaaaacatCCGATCAGTCTATGAAACACATAGAAATTATACTAATCTTTCAGTGACGTTTAAATCACAAATATAGAAAAAACATATACGAGGTATGAAGCACTGACATTTCAGAGATTTTTAGAATTCATTCTgaatgacataaaaatgaagaaTAGAGATTAGCGGCACAGCTTACAGCTTTTGGATCCTTTAGATGAAGCTGAGTAGCTGTGACTTGTTTGAAGCCACCAGGATacctttgaaaaaaagaaaaagccgtGTTAGCCTCAGGAAAACATTAATGATAAAATATCTGACAGTGTCAATCTTTtcttgtaagaaaaataaagacaaggtGGTTGTTTCTAAGTTATTCAAAGACACTGACGTACAAGGCAAATGGGACGTAAAAAGAGACAGGTAGTAGCAAACCAAACACTCACCCTGTGTGTGACGAGTACACTTTCTGCTCCCATTTGTTCCCAGAGAAAGCTATATGTCTGGAGTTTATAACTACAACGTGATCGCCACAGTCACCTGCGAACATATCAGAAAGTTTTAGGCAGGTTactatttacactttttattgACTTCAAGTCAAC is a genomic window of Kryptolebias marmoratus isolate JLee-2015 linkage group LG16, ASM164957v2, whole genome shotgun sequence containing:
- the mrpl13 gene encoding 39S ribosomal protein L13, mitochondrial isoform X1 produces the protein MSSFSRSAQQWATFARSWFIIDARMQPPGKIANICSIRLQGKHKPIYHALSDCGDHVVVINSRHIAFSGNKWEQKVYSSHTGYPGGFKQVTATQLHLKDPKAIVKLAVYGMLPKNLHRRTMMQRLHIFAEEEIPDDIRANLTEELPQPREIPRKLNEYTQEEIDAFPRLFTPPKDYRMK
- the mrpl13 gene encoding 39S ribosomal protein L13, mitochondrial isoform X2; this encodes MRTEILSPRQWATFARSWFIIDARMQPPGKIANICSIRLQGKHKPIYHALSDCGDHVVVINSRHIAFSGNKWEQKVYSSHTGYPGGFKQVTATQLHLKDPKAIVKLAVYGMLPKNLHRRTMMQRLHIFAEEEIPDDIRANLTEELPQPREIPRKLNEYTQEEIDAFPRLFTPPKDYRMK